The proteins below come from a single Bartonella schoenbuchensis R1 genomic window:
- a CDS encoding phosphoglycerate kinase, whose amino-acid sequence MGFRTIDEADVAGKCVLVRVDFNVPMLQGKVCDETRLKRHKETLVELQKRGAKIILISHCGRPKGQKVPELSLRPVAQALSKIMGQEVSFLDKCFGLEVRSAVQALKEGEILLLENLRFHQDEEDNDDAFAEALACSADIYVNDAFSVSHRAHASTEGITHFLPSYAGCSLQRELHALEQGLGDPTYPLAAVVGGAKVSSKLFVLNHLVQKVNALVIGGGMANSFLAAQGYAIGKSLYEHTLMETVEEIIEKAHEYDCELVLPVDVVVGLRCEKNTPHRQCDLEDISDNEMILDIGPRSIAQINEMIDTAATVVWNGPLGVFEVSPFDQGTIAVARHVAKCTQQGKLVSIAGGGDTVFALNHAGVADDFTYLSTAGGAFLEWMEGKSLPGVLALMQA is encoded by the coding sequence ATGGGGTTTCGGACAATTGATGAGGCTGATGTTGCAGGAAAATGTGTGCTGGTACGGGTGGACTTTAACGTTCCGATGTTGCAGGGAAAAGTATGTGATGAGACACGTCTTAAGCGACATAAAGAAACGCTGGTTGAACTGCAAAAGCGCGGTGCTAAGATTATACTGATTTCCCATTGTGGTCGCCCTAAAGGGCAAAAGGTTCCAGAGCTTTCGCTTCGTCCTGTTGCGCAGGCTCTTTCCAAAATTATGGGGCAGGAAGTTTCTTTTTTAGACAAATGTTTTGGTCTTGAGGTGCGTTCTGCTGTTCAAGCCTTAAAAGAGGGTGAGATTCTGCTTCTTGAAAATCTGCGTTTTCATCAAGATGAAGAGGACAATGATGATGCTTTTGCTGAAGCTTTAGCATGCAGTGCTGACATTTATGTGAATGATGCTTTTTCTGTTTCTCACCGTGCTCATGCCTCAACAGAGGGGATTACGCATTTTTTGCCTTCTTATGCAGGGTGTTCTTTGCAACGCGAATTGCATGCTTTAGAACAAGGGCTTGGTGACCCGACGTATCCGCTAGCGGCTGTTGTGGGTGGTGCTAAGGTTTCAAGTAAGCTTTTTGTGCTCAATCATTTGGTTCAAAAGGTCAATGCTTTGGTGATTGGTGGCGGTATGGCTAATAGTTTTTTAGCAGCACAAGGCTATGCTATTGGTAAATCACTTTATGAGCACACTTTAATGGAAACGGTTGAAGAAATTATTGAAAAAGCGCACGAATATGACTGTGAGCTTGTTTTACCGGTGGATGTGGTGGTTGGATTGCGTTGTGAAAAAAATACCCCGCATCGTCAGTGTGATCTTGAGGATATCTCTGATAATGAGATGATTTTGGATATTGGCCCGCGTTCTATTGCCCAGATTAATGAGATGATTGATACTGCTGCAACTGTTGTGTGGAATGGGCCGCTTGGTGTTTTTGAGGTTTCCCCCTTTGATCAGGGGACGATTGCAGTTGCACGCCACGTTGCAAAATGTACTCAACAAGGTAAGTTAGTGTCAATTGCTGGGGGTGGTGATACAGTTTTTGCGCTCAACCATGCGGGTGTTGCGGATGATTTTACTTATCTTTCGACCGCTGGAGGGGCTTTTTTGGAATGGATGGAAGGAAAAAGCCTTCCTGGTGTTTTGGCTTTAATGCAGGCTTGA
- the gap gene encoding type I glyceraldehyde-3-phosphate dehydrogenase, with product MSIRVAINGFGRIGRSILRAIVESGRKDIEVVAINDLGSVETNAHLLRYDSVHGRFGAPVKVVGDTLDVGYGLIQVTAQRDPAHLPWKDLGIDVALECTGFFTERDKASAHLVAGAKRVLISAPSNDADLTVVYGVNHQILSKEHQVVSNASCTTNCLAPVAQVLHKVVGIEKGFMTTIHSYTGDQPVLDTMHRDLYRSRAAALSMIPTSTGAAKAVGLVLPELKGLLDGVAIRVPTPNVSVVDLTFTAQRSTTVEEINAAICEAAQGQLKGILDYTEEKLVSSDFNHNPHSAIVQAEQTKVVDGKLCRVLVWYDNEWGFSNRMADTAVAFAKTL from the coding sequence ATGAGTATTCGCGTTGCAATTAATGGATTTGGTCGTATTGGGCGTTCTATCTTGCGTGCTATTGTTGAAAGTGGACGCAAAGATATTGAGGTTGTTGCGATCAATGATTTAGGTTCTGTGGAAACCAATGCCCATTTATTACGCTATGATTCGGTGCACGGGCGTTTTGGTGCACCTGTTAAGGTGGTGGGTGATACACTTGATGTTGGGTATGGTTTGATTCAGGTAACAGCACAGCGTGACCCGGCGCATTTACCTTGGAAGGATTTGGGTATTGATGTTGCCCTGGAATGTACAGGTTTTTTTACCGAGCGCGATAAAGCCAGTGCCCACTTGGTGGCGGGTGCAAAGCGTGTTCTTATTTCTGCACCTTCTAATGATGCTGATTTGACTGTGGTGTATGGGGTTAACCACCAGATTTTAAGTAAAGAACATCAGGTGGTGTCGAATGCTTCTTGTACAACCAATTGTTTGGCACCTGTTGCGCAAGTGCTCCACAAGGTTGTTGGCATTGAAAAGGGCTTTATGACGACAATCCATTCCTATACGGGTGATCAACCTGTTTTAGATACAATGCACCGTGATCTTTACCGTTCTCGTGCTGCTGCTCTTTCTATGATCCCTACATCAACGGGGGCTGCTAAGGCAGTGGGATTGGTTTTGCCGGAATTAAAAGGTCTCCTAGATGGTGTGGCCATTCGTGTTCCAACGCCTAATGTTTCTGTTGTTGATTTGACCTTTACAGCTCAGCGTTCCACAACTGTTGAAGAGATTAATGCTGCCATTTGTGAGGCTGCGCAAGGCCAGCTTAAGGGCATTTTAGATTATACAGAAGAAAAACTTGTCAGCAGTGATTTTAATCATAATCCGCATTCAGCCATTGTTCAAGCTGAGCAAACTAAAGTTGTTGATGGTAAGCTTTGCCGGGTTCTTGTTTGGTATGATAATGAATGGGGCTTTTCAAACCGCATGGCTGATACTGCTGTGGCTTTTGCCAAAACCTTGTAA
- the tkt gene encoding transketolase, which yields MTNTEQQNQMANAIRFLAIDAIEKAQSGHPGLPMGAADIATVLYTKFLVHDPKNPRWPNRDRFVLSAGHGSMLLYALMYLSGYEDISLDDIRNFRQMGSKIAGHPEYGHGAGVETTTGPLGQGLANAVGMALGERLLNARFGDLINHYTYVLVGDGCLMEGIAQEAISLAGHLKLNKLIVFWDDNDISIDGAISLTDSTDQVARFKACGWNTIKVNGHNQSALARAIETAKTSDKPTLIACKTIIGFGAPRKGGTNKVHGSPLGAEEIAATRKALGWAQEPFVVPSDILDSWRLAGLSAAKKRKKWEAQLSALPVSKRAEFERLMRGDLVSSFESVLDEYKKQLVLDCPHVATRKASEMALEVINGVVVETIGGSADLTGSNCTKTSQMKSITAEDFSGRYLHYGIREHAMGAVMNGLALYGGFIPYGGTFLCFSDYMRPAMRLSSLMGLRVIYVMTHDSIGLGEDGPTHQPVEHLASLRALPNHFVFRPADAVETVECWQLALRACKTPSTLALSRQNLPLLRRDYKEDNLCMLGAYELLMASDTAQVTLFASGSEVEIIVEAHAILEEKGIPTRVVSVPCFELFFEQSAAYQNALIGDAPLKIAVEAAIRQGWDYFIGSDGVFIGMEGFGASAPMDDLYMHFGITCENVVAVVEERLKQINEGKIK from the coding sequence ATGACAAATACTGAACAACAAAATCAAATGGCCAATGCTATTCGCTTTCTTGCTATTGATGCGATTGAAAAAGCACAGTCTGGTCATCCTGGCTTGCCAATGGGGGCGGCTGATATTGCGACAGTTCTTTACACAAAATTTTTAGTGCATGACCCAAAAAACCCTCGTTGGCCCAACCGCGATCGCTTTGTTTTATCAGCCGGGCATGGGTCAATGTTGCTTTATGCTTTAATGTATCTTTCAGGCTATGAAGATATCTCTCTTGATGATATCCGCAATTTTCGCCAAATGGGTTCTAAAATTGCTGGGCATCCAGAATATGGTCATGGTGCAGGAGTTGAGACAACCACTGGGCCACTTGGGCAGGGGCTTGCTAATGCTGTTGGGATGGCATTGGGTGAGCGTTTATTAAACGCACGTTTTGGTGATTTGATCAATCATTATACTTATGTTTTGGTTGGCGATGGGTGTTTAATGGAAGGTATAGCCCAAGAAGCAATTTCGCTTGCTGGTCATTTAAAACTAAATAAGCTGATTGTATTTTGGGATGATAATGATATATCGATCGATGGGGCTATCTCTCTTACAGATAGTACAGACCAAGTGGCACGTTTTAAAGCGTGTGGTTGGAATACCATTAAGGTCAATGGGCATAATCAAAGTGCATTGGCACGAGCCATTGAGACGGCGAAAACTTCTGATAAACCCACTCTTATTGCGTGTAAAACAATTATTGGTTTTGGGGCACCTCGTAAAGGGGGGACTAATAAGGTTCATGGGTCACCTTTGGGGGCAGAAGAAATTGCTGCAACCCGTAAAGCTTTAGGTTGGGCACAAGAGCCTTTTGTTGTCCCTTCTGATATTCTTGACAGTTGGCGTTTGGCAGGTCTTAGTGCTGCAAAAAAGCGCAAAAAATGGGAAGCACAGCTTTCTGCTTTACCTGTGTCAAAGCGGGCTGAATTTGAACGGTTGATGCGTGGCGATCTTGTAAGTAGCTTTGAGAGTGTGCTTGATGAATATAAAAAGCAATTGGTTTTAGATTGTCCGCATGTTGCAACGCGTAAAGCTTCTGAAATGGCTCTTGAAGTCATTAACGGGGTGGTTGTTGAAACCATTGGTGGTTCTGCTGATTTAACTGGTTCCAACTGTACAAAAACAAGCCAGATGAAAAGCATTACTGCTGAGGATTTTTCAGGTCGTTATTTGCACTATGGTATTCGCGAGCACGCAATGGGTGCGGTGATGAATGGCCTTGCTCTTTATGGAGGGTTCATTCCTTATGGTGGGACTTTTTTATGTTTTTCTGACTATATGCGCCCTGCCATGCGTTTGTCTTCCTTAATGGGGTTGCGGGTAATTTATGTGATGACCCATGATTCCATCGGTCTTGGTGAGGATGGGCCAACTCATCAGCCAGTAGAGCATTTGGCTTCTTTGCGCGCACTTCCTAATCATTTTGTTTTCAGGCCTGCTGATGCTGTGGAAACGGTGGAATGTTGGCAATTGGCTTTGAGGGCATGTAAGACGCCTTCTACTTTGGCTTTGAGCAGGCAAAATTTACCACTTTTGCGCCGGGATTATAAAGAAGACAATTTATGTATGCTTGGTGCTTATGAATTACTCATGGCAAGTGATACGGCTCAAGTTACTCTTTTTGCTTCAGGTTCAGAAGTGGAAATTATTGTAGAAGCGCATGCTATTTTAGAAGAAAAGGGTATTCCAACGCGTGTGGTTTCTGTCCCTTGTTTTGAGCTGTTTTTTGAACAATCTGCTGCCTATCAAAATGCTTTAATTGGCGATGCTCCCCTTAAAATTGCTGTTGAGGCAGCCATTCGGCAAGGATGGGATTATTTTATTGGTAGTGATGGTGTATTTATTGGTATGGAAGGATTTGGTGCAAGTGCACCGATGGACGATCTTTATATGCATTTTGGGATTACATGTGAAAATGTAGTTGCTGTTGTTGAAGAAAGATTGAAACAAATCAATGAGGGAAAAATCAAATGA
- a CDS encoding DUF4164 domain-containing protein produces the protein MNQETDILPQALKQLEKALRNLEAAITNQHTLIDKHNEWEAEIQQMNADRSRLAQELDKSEAHAERLEITNKEVSKRLIRAMETIRVVLDR, from the coding sequence ATGAACCAAGAGACTGATATTCTGCCACAAGCTTTAAAGCAACTAGAAAAAGCACTCAGAAACTTAGAGGCTGCCATTACCAATCAGCATACTCTTATCGACAAACACAATGAATGGGAAGCAGAAATTCAACAAATGAACGCTGATCGTAGCCGCCTTGCTCAAGAACTTGATAAATCAGAAGCCCATGCAGAGCGGCTAGAGATAACCAATAAAGAGGTTTCCAAACGGTTGATTCGTGCTATGGAAACAATTCGTGTTGTACTTGACAGGTAA
- a CDS encoding cell division protein ZapA: METVSVTIDGKIYRMACDKGQESHLQQLAAQLDQYITHLKNDFGEIGDHRLSVMAGIMIIDEMEEIKRENKKLQESYATLLQQNSERDQTLSKIVHETTERIEKLTNQLLLQDDEANLTPS, translated from the coding sequence ATGGAAACTGTTTCTGTCACTATTGATGGCAAAATTTATCGTATGGCTTGCGATAAAGGGCAAGAAAGCCACCTTCAGCAGCTTGCTGCCCAATTAGATCAATATATCACACACCTGAAAAATGATTTTGGGGAAATCGGTGATCATCGCTTATCCGTTATGGCCGGCATTATGATTATCGATGAAATGGAAGAAATAAAACGAGAAAATAAAAAATTGCAAGAAAGCTACGCAACTCTCTTACAACAAAACTCTGAACGAGACCAAACCTTAAGCAAAATTGTGCACGAAACAACTGAGCGTATTGAAAAGCTGACCAATCAATTACTCTTGCAAGACGATGAGGCTAATCTCACACCCTCTTAA
- the pyk gene encoding pyruvate kinase: MKRARNIKIIATLGPSSFSVSMIEKLFKAGADVFRINMSHTDHATMRDVVERIRAVEKAVCRPIGILADLQGPKLRIGRFENGKENLVIGQRFTLDNKDVLGDARRVFLPHREVLAAVKPGDRLLLDDGKLELLAEACDGASIECRVIAGTHISDRKGINLPDTVLPCGTMTSKDHADLMAVLEQSVDWVALSFIQHPEDILSVQKLTQGKVSLMAKIEKPQALEHIEDIIDVSDSLMIARGDLGVEVPLEQVPSLQMKIIKACRLAGKPVVVATQMLESMITAPVPTRAEVSDVATAVYAGVDAVMLSAESASGLYPEEAVGMMDRIAKQVESDHTYATMVNAQRPKPEATGPDAISFAARQIAETLQLEAIVAYTASGATGVRTSRERPNRPIIALSPIVKTARRLALVWGLHCVVSEDAHDLDDMVHRAAAIAFQEGFCQAGDRFIVIAGVPFGTPGATNLLRIASCCLNNSKSV, from the coding sequence ATGAAACGTGCACGTAACATTAAAATCATTGCTACACTTGGTCCCTCTTCTTTTTCAGTATCAATGATTGAAAAGCTTTTTAAAGCTGGAGCGGATGTTTTTCGGATTAATATGAGCCACACAGATCATGCGACAATGCGTGATGTGGTTGAGCGTATACGGGCTGTTGAAAAGGCGGTTTGTCGGCCTATTGGCATTTTAGCAGATCTGCAAGGGCCGAAATTACGAATCGGGCGTTTTGAAAATGGCAAAGAGAATTTGGTTATTGGGCAGCGTTTTACGTTAGATAATAAAGATGTGCTTGGTGATGCACGGCGTGTTTTTTTACCCCATAGGGAAGTTTTAGCGGCTGTTAAACCCGGTGATCGTTTATTGCTGGATGATGGGAAGCTTGAACTTTTGGCTGAAGCTTGTGATGGTGCTTCTATTGAGTGCCGTGTGATTGCTGGAACACATATTTCTGATCGCAAGGGGATTAATCTTCCTGATACGGTTTTGCCTTGTGGGACGATGACATCAAAAGACCATGCTGATCTTATGGCTGTTTTAGAACAGTCAGTTGATTGGGTGGCACTTTCTTTTATCCAACACCCGGAAGATATTTTATCGGTTCAAAAGCTAACGCAAGGCAAAGTATCCTTGATGGCTAAGATCGAAAAACCTCAGGCTTTAGAGCATATAGAAGACATTATTGATGTTTCTGATAGTCTTATGATTGCACGGGGAGATCTTGGGGTGGAAGTGCCTTTAGAACAAGTGCCATCTCTTCAGATGAAGATTATCAAAGCGTGCCGTTTGGCAGGAAAGCCTGTGGTTGTTGCAACGCAGATGCTTGAATCAATGATTACGGCGCCTGTACCAACACGGGCAGAAGTTTCTGATGTGGCTACAGCTGTTTATGCTGGTGTTGATGCGGTGATGTTATCGGCAGAATCAGCTTCTGGTCTTTACCCTGAAGAGGCTGTGGGCATGATGGACCGTATTGCAAAGCAGGTTGAGAGTGATCACACCTATGCTACAATGGTTAATGCGCAGCGCCCCAAACCAGAAGCAACAGGGCCAGATGCGATTTCTTTTGCAGCCCGTCAGATAGCTGAAACACTGCAGTTAGAAGCTATTGTTGCCTATACTGCTTCAGGTGCAACAGGTGTGCGTACATCACGTGAACGCCCAAACAGACCTATCATTGCTTTATCGCCGATTGTTAAGACAGCGCGGCGGTTAGCTTTGGTTTGGGGGCTTCATTGTGTGGTTAGTGAGGATGCGCATGATTTAGATGATATGGTTCATCGTGCAGCTGCAATTGCCTTTCAGGAAGGCTTTTGTCAGGCGGGTGATCGGTTTATTGTGATTGCTGGAGTTCCCTTTGGAACGCCTGGTGCAACAAATTTATTGCGTATTGCTTCTTGTTGTTTAAACAATTCAAAAAGTGTTTGA
- a CDS encoding DUF1036 domain-containing protein, which produces MFYCKDCFCKIGLKNVKKHKSIFGQGRHKKLKVFLLNVLLLFLFTGYVKADFRVCNMTQKTVGIALGYRTLSDWVSEGWWVIPPTVCKSLIDGPLSSRFYYLYAEDAQKKGSWVGSITMCVKDSKFVIEGVHDCFARGFQKATFEEIDTGNQTSWMVQLTDKPFLNNSTSKSPNTLGGLGEGSP; this is translated from the coding sequence ATGTTTTATTGTAAGGACTGTTTTTGTAAAATTGGGCTTAAAAATGTCAAAAAGCACAAAAGTATATTTGGACAAGGAAGGCATAAAAAGTTGAAGGTTTTTCTGTTAAACGTTCTTCTTTTGTTCTTATTTACCGGATATGTAAAAGCTGATTTTCGGGTTTGTAATATGACTCAAAAAACAGTGGGTATTGCCCTTGGCTATCGCACACTTTCAGACTGGGTGAGTGAAGGCTGGTGGGTTATTCCACCTACAGTGTGTAAATCCCTGATTGATGGGCCGCTTTCATCACGGTTTTATTATTTATATGCAGAAGATGCACAAAAAAAAGGCAGTTGGGTTGGTTCTATAACAATGTGTGTGAAGGATAGCAAATTTGTTATTGAGGGTGTTCATGATTGTTTTGCGAGGGGGTTTCAAAAGGCTACATTTGAAGAAATTGATACAGGTAATCAAACCAGTTGGATGGTCCAGTTAACTGATAAGCCTTTTTTGAATAATTCAACTTCAAAGTCTCCTAATACTTTAGGGGGGTTAGGGGAGGGTTCACCATGA